The sequence ACGGTCAGGGCCAGCACTTTGGCATCCGGCGAAGCCCCGCGAATGGCCCGGGTGGCCTCAACGCCCCCGATGCCCGGCATGGACAGGTCCATAAGTGTAACGTCCGGATTGAGTTCCTTGTGCTTGGCTATGGCTTCACGGCCGTTGGCCGCCTCACCGATGACGTCGAACTCCAGAGAACGCTGAAAGAGGGATTTGAGTCCCTCCCGCACCATGAGATGGTCGTCTACTATGAGGAGCGTAATCGGAGGCATGACGGTTACTCTTCAAATATCTCATATGGAATGTACCTTCAAGCCTGGGGTATGCCCATTATTATTTTTCATGGTTGCTTGCCCCTTGGCAAGGGGCGCCGCATTCTTTCCCTACCGTCCGCCCGGGTTCCCCCATGAAAATATCAGGGCCCTCCCCAATATGCCTCCTCCGAAAAATCGAGATAATGCACCAATGGCTGTGAGAAACGCCTCCTCAAAAGGCCGGGGGGCTCAGGCAGATGGACGTTTTCAGGAGGGAAGCATGAAGGACACCATCACCAGCATCATTCACCAGCACCTTGTGGAAAGGCACCGGGGCAAGGCCCGGACCATCGCCGCCAAGATCGGCAAACCCTACCCCACGCTCATGCGCGAGTTGAACCCTTGGGACCAGGGAGCCAAACTTGGAGCGGACACGTTCGTGGAGATTCTCAAACAGACCCGTGACGCGGATACTCTGGCCTACATCGCAAAGGAGCTTGGTTATTCCATCAGCCCGCTGGAGCAGAGCGATGAAACCTGCATCTCGCAGCGCGGGTAAATGGAAGGGGGGAGCATGCGCCGAATTCTTATCGTCGATGACCATCGGGAGGTCCGCAAATTGGTGGACACCACGCTCTCCGGCAGCGGGTGCGAGGTGATTCAGGCCGACAACGGGGCCAGCGCGGTGGAGATCGCCAGACGCGACCAACCCGGGGTCATTCTCATGGACGCCATGATGCCGGGCAAGCTTGACGGCTATGAAGCCACGCGTCTCATCAAGGGCAATCCCGAGACCAACGGGTGCACCATCATCATGCTGACGGCGAGGGGGCAACTGTCGGACAAGGAGGAAGGGGCCAAGGCGGGGGCGGACTACTACATGATCAAGCCTTTCAGTCCACTGGAGTTGTTGCAGCGGGTGGAGACCATATTCCGCGAGGCCGAGTCGTGATGCATGGCGATTCAAGCGGCATAGGAGTGGATTCTGCGCTGGGCAGCGAGCAGGTCCTGGCCTACGCCCAGGATTTCGCGCGGGTCTGCGGCATGGAACGGGAGCGCCGTCGGGAACTCGAACGGCGCAACGCGGAATTGACGGCCATAATTGGGGCCATGGGCGAGGCGGTAGTGGTGACGGACGCCTCCATGCGCATTGTCTGGGCCAACCCGGTGGTGGAACGCATGGCGGGCTGTCCGCTTGCCGGTGAGGGGCTCTCCAAGGCGCTTCCCGAGGGGCAGCGGAGCCTCCGGCTGCTCGAGGAACTGGCCTCGACGGGCAAGGCGGACACGGAACTGGAATACGGCAAACGGGTCTATTCCGCCCGCGCCCGACGCTTCGATGAACAAGGCTGCGTGGTGGTCTTTACGGACATGACGGCGCGGCGCCGCGCGGAATCCATGAAGAACGAGTTTGTGGCCCTGCTTTCCCACGAGCTGAAGACGCCTCTCAACGGTATTCTCGGCTTCTCCGAGTTGCTGCGG is a genomic window of Desulfohalovibrio reitneri containing:
- a CDS encoding phage regulatory CII family protein, coding for MKDTITSIIHQHLVERHRGKARTIAAKIGKPYPTLMRELNPWDQGAKLGADTFVEILKQTRDADTLAYIAKELGYSISPLEQSDETCISQRG
- a CDS encoding response regulator, coding for MRRILIVDDHREVRKLVDTTLSGSGCEVIQADNGASAVEIARRDQPGVILMDAMMPGKLDGYEATRLIKGNPETNGCTIIMLTARGQLSDKEEGAKAGADYYMIKPFSPLELLQRVETIFREAES